The Streptomyces phaeolivaceus genome has a window encoding:
- a CDS encoding alpha-ketoacid dehydrogenase subunit beta, which yields MTTQTATQTAGQPGVKSMAIAKAINESLRRALEADPKVLVMGEDVGKLGGVFRVTDGLQKDFGEDRVIDTPLAESGIVGTAIGLALRGYRPVVEIQFDGFVFPAYDQIVTQLAKMHARSLGKVKLPVVVRIPYGGGIGAVEHHSESPEALFAHVAGLKVVSPSNASDAYWMMQQAIQSDDPVIFFEPKRRYWDKAEVNPEAIPGPLHKARVVRAGTDLTLAAYGPMVKLCQEVADAAAEEGRALEVLDLRSVSPLDFDSIQASVERTRRLIVVHEAPVFFGSGAEIAARITERCFYHLEAPILRVGGYHAPYPPARLEEEYLPNLDRVLDAVDRSLAF from the coding sequence ATGACCACGCAGACAGCCACGCAGACGGCCGGGCAGCCGGGCGTGAAGAGCATGGCGATCGCCAAGGCGATCAACGAATCGCTGCGCAGGGCCCTCGAAGCCGACCCCAAGGTCCTCGTCATGGGCGAGGACGTAGGCAAGCTCGGCGGTGTGTTCCGGGTGACGGACGGCCTGCAGAAGGACTTCGGCGAGGACCGGGTGATCGACACCCCGCTCGCCGAGTCGGGCATCGTCGGCACCGCCATCGGCCTGGCCCTGCGGGGCTACCGGCCGGTGGTCGAGATCCAGTTCGACGGCTTCGTCTTCCCCGCGTACGACCAGATCGTCACCCAGCTCGCCAAGATGCACGCGCGCTCGCTGGGCAAGGTCAAGCTCCCCGTCGTCGTCCGGATCCCCTACGGCGGCGGCATCGGCGCGGTCGAGCACCACTCCGAGTCCCCGGAGGCGCTCTTCGCGCATGTGGCGGGCCTGAAGGTGGTCTCGCCGTCGAACGCGTCGGACGCCTACTGGATGATGCAGCAGGCCATCCAGAGCGACGACCCGGTGATCTTCTTCGAGCCCAAGCGGCGCTACTGGGACAAGGCCGAGGTCAACCCCGAGGCCATCCCCGGCCCGCTGCACAAGGCCCGTGTCGTCCGTGCGGGCACCGACCTCACGCTCGCCGCGTACGGCCCGATGGTGAAGCTCTGCCAGGAGGTCGCCGACGCGGCGGCCGAGGAGGGCCGGGCCCTGGAGGTCCTGGACCTGCGGTCGGTGTCCCCGCTGGACTTCGACTCGATCCAGGCGTCCGTGGAGCGGACGCGCCGGCTGATCGTGGTCCACGAGGCCCCGGTGTTCTTCGGTTCGGGCGCGGAGATCGCCGCCCGTATCACCGAGCGGTGCTTCTACCACCTGGAGGCCCCGATCCTCCGCGTCGGTGGATACCACGCCCCGTATCCGCCGGCCCGTCTGGAGGAGGAGTACCTGCCGAATCTGGACCGGGTGCTCGACGCCGTCGACCGCTCGCTGGCGTTCTGA
- a CDS encoding phosphotransferase, which produces MLHTPPLGPLLERYAAGSALTCDPVDEGLLNRGYRLSTTRGRYFLKHHFDPETADPAAIARQHRATQRLADLGVPVAPPLAARDGRTVAVVGGHAYALHPWIDGRHRHGGQLTDAQCARLGALLGVVHASLERVMPAVPVRGRLIPAQRQAQGRAAAPPRPSCRTDTPEAVADARTESADPAATFALIDELLDRVRRHRPADAFDALARHRLLERRELLERHAGRRPPQGGSVGWVHGDFHPFNVLYRDDVPDVPAAILDWDRLGVQPRAEEAVRAAVIFFVRPVGALDLARVRSYARAYRRSAGADPAELAAAVHRVWWERLNDFWMLRWHYERGDTRADPQFPAASALVVWWTREYDAVCEAFTE; this is translated from the coding sequence GTGCTTCACACGCCCCCTCTGGGCCCCCTGCTGGAGCGGTACGCCGCCGGATCGGCACTGACCTGCGACCCCGTCGACGAGGGGCTCCTCAACCGCGGCTACCGGCTCTCCACCACCCGAGGCCGGTACTTCCTCAAGCACCACTTCGACCCCGAGACCGCCGATCCGGCCGCGATCGCGCGCCAGCACCGGGCCACCCAGCGCCTCGCCGACCTGGGCGTTCCCGTGGCCCCGCCGCTCGCCGCGCGCGACGGGCGCACGGTCGCGGTCGTCGGCGGCCACGCCTACGCCCTGCACCCGTGGATCGACGGACGGCATCGACACGGCGGTCAACTGACCGATGCGCAGTGCGCCCGCCTGGGGGCGCTCCTGGGGGTCGTCCACGCGTCCCTGGAGCGGGTGATGCCGGCCGTGCCGGTACGCGGGCGGCTGATTCCCGCCCAACGGCAGGCCCAGGGCAGGGCCGCTGCCCCGCCACGGCCCTCTTGCCGTACGGACACCCCGGAGGCCGTGGCGGACGCCCGGACCGAGAGCGCGGATCCGGCCGCCACCTTCGCCCTCATCGACGAACTGCTCGACCGCGTACGGCGACACCGGCCGGCCGACGCCTTCGACGCGCTCGCCCGGCACCGGCTGCTGGAGCGACGGGAACTACTGGAGCGGCACGCGGGGCGGCGACCGCCCCAGGGCGGCTCGGTGGGGTGGGTGCACGGGGACTTCCACCCGTTCAACGTGCTCTACCGGGACGACGTCCCCGATGTGCCCGCCGCGATCCTCGACTGGGACCGGCTCGGTGTGCAGCCGCGCGCGGAGGAGGCGGTCCGGGCCGCGGTGATCTTCTTCGTGCGTCCGGTCGGCGCCCTGGACCTGGCACGTGTGCGCTCCTACGCGCGCGCGTACCGCCGTTCCGCGGGCGCCGACCCGGCCGAACTCGCGGCGGCCGTGCACCGTGTGTGGTGGGAGCGGCTCAACGACTTCTGGATGCTGCGCTGGCACTACGAGCGCGGCGACACCCGCGCCGACCCGCAGTTCCCGGCGGCCTCGGCGCTGGTGGTGTGGTGGACGCGGGAGTACGACGCGGTGTGCGAGGCCTTCACGGAGTGA
- a CDS encoding zeta toxin family protein gives MADISSYHLTRPQIRDWFEEHVREFIFGGHSTSEQPVLVMVGGQPGAGKTMAMQAAQERHAAGDIIALTADDLRPLHPRYDDLMQDDPLLMVDATTQATSVWMQMAFEYARAPEHQYSIMMEGTFRDPAATLLDAEKFAKADFSVELVALAVRQERSRLDALYRYLPAADAQPGRWVFADRHDQSYRMVSATVEAAEASPHVQRVTVTNRSGADLYVNSRDTNGHLVASAQGSQAVDSERNRPFTPQEARGWLSRQADTLIAFAAAGEVTDVSRDLLRQVTGPDSELIAAMADPDTRRSHSAMKPLLQTLVDEPFQANSPVPLRLQTEQSLHEYARHLGQAEASVRNSAPPSIESGEELAARLEALGATPEVVERARNSAREDQQYAHLQTARVRDQAERLGESRAAVASELQRRSHLSPVERQAEDALRTRLNTALETVRAKQFPEAPAAVQQRIEKRHQSVRRKSESL, from the coding sequence GTGGCTGACATCAGTTCCTACCACCTCACAAGGCCACAGATCAGGGACTGGTTCGAGGAACATGTACGGGAATTCATTTTCGGTGGGCACAGTACTAGCGAGCAGCCCGTGCTGGTCATGGTTGGAGGCCAACCCGGCGCCGGGAAAACCATGGCCATGCAGGCCGCCCAGGAGCGGCACGCCGCCGGTGACATCATCGCCCTGACAGCAGATGACTTGCGGCCCCTGCACCCCCGCTACGACGACCTGATGCAGGATGATCCGCTGCTGATGGTGGATGCCACCACGCAGGCCACATCAGTATGGATGCAGATGGCCTTCGAGTACGCGCGTGCCCCCGAGCATCAGTACAGCATCATGATGGAAGGCACGTTCCGAGACCCGGCGGCAACTCTCCTGGATGCGGAGAAATTCGCGAAGGCCGACTTCTCCGTCGAACTGGTAGCGCTCGCGGTGCGGCAGGAGCGCAGCCGCCTCGACGCGTTGTACCGCTACCTACCCGCTGCCGACGCCCAGCCAGGCCGATGGGTCTTCGCCGACCGCCATGACCAGTCCTACCGCATGGTTTCGGCCACAGTAGAGGCGGCCGAGGCCAGCCCTCACGTCCAGCGTGTGACTGTCACGAACCGCTCGGGCGCCGACCTATACGTGAACAGTCGGGATACGAACGGGCATCTCGTCGCTTCAGCTCAAGGCTCCCAGGCAGTTGACTCGGAACGCAATCGGCCATTCACCCCGCAGGAGGCCCGCGGCTGGCTCTCCCGACAAGCCGACACCCTGATCGCGTTCGCAGCGGCAGGAGAGGTCACCGATGTCTCCCGGGACCTGCTCCGGCAAGTCACCGGGCCCGATTCGGAGCTGATCGCCGCCATGGCGGACCCAGATACCCGCCGTTCCCATTCGGCCATGAAGCCGCTGCTGCAGACCTTGGTAGACGAGCCGTTCCAGGCGAACTCACCTGTTCCTCTGAGACTGCAAACTGAGCAGAGCCTCCACGAGTACGCCCGTCATCTTGGCCAGGCCGAAGCCTCGGTCCGTAACAGCGCGCCGCCGTCCATCGAAAGCGGTGAGGAACTCGCTGCGAGACTGGAAGCGCTGGGTGCCACGCCAGAGGTGGTGGAGCGAGCACGGAACTCAGCTCGCGAAGATCAACAGTATGCCCATCTGCAAACAGCCCGCGTCCGAGATCAGGCAGAAAGGTTGGGCGAGTCGCGTGCCGCGGTGGCTTCGGAACTACAGCGCCGCAGCCATCTCTCCCCTGTAGAACGTCAGGCGGAGGACGCCCTGCGGACCCGTCTGAACACCGCGCTGGAGACCGTGCGCGCAAAGCAATTTCCGGAGGCGCCCGCTGCGGTCCAGCAACGGATAGAAAAACGACACCAATCGGTTCGGCGTAAGAGCGAATCGCTGTAA
- a CDS encoding dihydrolipoamide acetyltransferase family protein, with product MTTMTDTSPREFKMPDVGEGLTEAEILKWYVQPGDTVTDGQVVCEVETAKAAVELPIPYDGVVRALHFPEGTTVDVGTSIIAVDVTGGAAPDTAPAAETASSAAPAAPAAKPAPAAAPTAKKPEGRKPVLVGYGVAESSTKRRPRKGVPAASAPAGDTLYAATAIQGVQGELNGHGHGHAVGGQRPLAKPPVRKLAKDLGVDLATITPSGPDGVITRDDIHAAVAPQAAPESVVAAPVPSAAPVVAPAPVASYDGARETRVPVKGVRKATAAAMVGSAFTAPHVTEFVTVDVTRTMKLVEELKQDKELAGLRVNPLLLIAKALLVAIRRNPDINASWDEAAQEIVVKHYVNLGIAAATPRGLIVPNIKDAHAKTLPQLAQSLGELVSTAKDGRTSPTAMQGGTVTITNVGVFGIDTGTPILNPGESAILAVGAIRLQPWVHKGKVKPRQVTTLALSFDHRLVDGELGSKVLADVAAILEQPKRLITWA from the coding sequence GTGACGACGATGACAGACACGTCTCCGCGCGAGTTCAAGATGCCCGACGTGGGCGAGGGACTCACCGAGGCCGAGATCCTCAAGTGGTACGTCCAGCCCGGTGACACCGTCACCGACGGCCAGGTCGTCTGCGAGGTCGAGACGGCCAAGGCCGCCGTCGAACTGCCCATCCCGTACGACGGCGTCGTACGCGCACTGCACTTCCCCGAGGGCACCACGGTCGACGTCGGTACGTCGATCATCGCGGTGGACGTCACGGGCGGGGCGGCGCCGGACACGGCCCCGGCGGCGGAGACCGCGTCCTCCGCGGCGCCCGCCGCGCCCGCGGCGAAGCCCGCGCCCGCCGCCGCGCCGACGGCCAAGAAGCCCGAGGGCCGCAAGCCGGTCCTCGTGGGCTACGGGGTCGCCGAGTCCTCCACCAAGCGCCGCCCCCGCAAGGGGGTCCCGGCGGCCTCGGCGCCCGCAGGGGACACGCTGTACGCGGCCACCGCGATCCAGGGTGTCCAGGGCGAGCTGAACGGACACGGTCACGGTCACGCCGTGGGCGGGCAGCGTCCGCTGGCGAAGCCGCCGGTCCGCAAGCTGGCCAAGGACCTCGGGGTGGACCTGGCGACGATCACCCCGTCCGGCCCGGACGGGGTCATCACCCGCGACGACATCCACGCGGCGGTGGCCCCGCAGGCCGCCCCCGAGTCCGTCGTGGCGGCGCCCGTACCCTCCGCCGCGCCCGTCGTCGCCCCGGCGCCGGTGGCGTCGTACGACGGCGCGCGCGAGACCCGTGTCCCGGTCAAGGGGGTCCGGAAGGCGACGGCGGCGGCGATGGTCGGCTCGGCGTTCACCGCGCCGCACGTCACCGAGTTCGTGACGGTCGACGTGACCCGCACGATGAAGCTGGTCGAGGAGCTGAAGCAGGACAAGGAGCTGGCGGGCCTGCGGGTCAATCCGCTCCTGCTGATCGCCAAGGCCCTGCTGGTCGCGATCCGGCGCAACCCGGACATCAACGCCTCCTGGGACGAGGCGGCCCAGGAGATCGTGGTCAAGCACTATGTGAACCTGGGGATCGCGGCGGCCACCCCGCGCGGCCTGATCGTCCCGAACATCAAGGACGCCCACGCCAAGACGCTGCCCCAACTGGCGCAGTCGCTGGGCGAGCTGGTCTCGACCGCCAAGGACGGCCGGACCTCCCCCACCGCCATGCAGGGCGGCACGGTCACCATCACCAACGTCGGTGTCTTCGGCATCGACACCGGCACGCCCATCCTGAACCCGGGCGAGTCCGCGATCCTCGCGGTCGGGGCGATCCGCCTCCAGCCATGGGTCCACAAGGGCAAGGTGAAGCCCCGCCAGGTCACCACCCTGGCACTCTCCTTCGACCACCGGCTGGTGGACGGGGAACTGGGCTCCAAGGTGCTGGCGGACGTGGCGGCGATCCTGGAACAGCCGAAGCGGTTGATCACCTGGGCGTGA
- a CDS encoding type VI secretion protein produces the protein MPFFRRGDIDDTKLTASRLGDFLDEVEDRPVPKQLSAKERRRSRLLESPEAAMRIAPRKGWPQPFAGRIASIAKAEVFRADTVRASGIYPFLHAASLPPIGVYIGWNTLTMQAFSAHPAAWVREGLCTNPNVMVTGIPGSGKSAHIKALCFRLMALGHRTLIAGDVKGEYKALCEHLGVKPVRLGPGLQGRLNPLDAGPLGHELENIKDKAVFQARVKEIHRRRLTLLKALLELQLKRNLRPEEEECLDVAVREVTGELYGQSHLDVPTLPLVYAKLRDPSEAMARELRVRDDDIQLAREHMASLRSALGGMITGHLGGLFDEKTSIGLDWDAPIQSVDISALEQYGDETVAMVLTCVSSWAQSAIDRPGERPWIVVRDELWRQMRSGGAAMVRKIDADLRLSRATGTIQLLATHRLSDFESVGAAGSEAVAIAKDLIASCETRIQLAQDTKPLQITREAIGLTDAECELIGSWGAGQRGRALWKVGRSGGSHAVQLMLSHTEKTLFETDERMVV, from the coding sequence ATGCCGTTCTTCCGCCGCGGTGACATCGACGACACGAAACTCACGGCATCCCGACTGGGAGATTTCCTCGACGAGGTGGAAGACAGGCCAGTCCCCAAGCAGCTCTCTGCGAAGGAGCGACGTCGTTCCCGACTCCTGGAGAGTCCCGAAGCGGCCATGCGGATCGCACCGCGCAAGGGCTGGCCCCAGCCGTTCGCCGGACGGATCGCCTCCATCGCGAAGGCAGAGGTCTTCCGGGCCGACACCGTGCGCGCCAGCGGAATCTACCCCTTCCTGCATGCGGCGAGCCTCCCGCCGATCGGCGTGTACATCGGGTGGAACACCCTGACCATGCAGGCGTTCTCGGCCCATCCGGCCGCCTGGGTCCGCGAGGGGCTGTGTACGAACCCCAACGTGATGGTGACCGGCATCCCAGGCAGCGGTAAGAGTGCGCACATCAAGGCGCTCTGCTTCCGCCTGATGGCCCTGGGGCACCGGACCTTGATCGCTGGTGACGTCAAGGGCGAGTACAAAGCGTTGTGTGAGCACCTGGGTGTCAAGCCGGTCCGTCTCGGTCCCGGGCTTCAGGGGCGGCTGAACCCCTTGGACGCGGGGCCGCTGGGCCATGAACTTGAAAACATCAAGGACAAAGCGGTCTTCCAGGCCCGGGTCAAGGAGATCCACCGCAGGCGGTTGACCTTGCTGAAAGCCCTGCTGGAGCTTCAGCTCAAGCGGAACCTTCGACCGGAGGAAGAGGAATGCCTCGACGTCGCGGTCCGCGAGGTCACCGGCGAACTCTACGGGCAGAGCCACTTGGATGTGCCGACGCTCCCCCTGGTCTATGCGAAGCTGCGTGACCCGAGCGAGGCCATGGCGCGCGAGCTGCGGGTGCGGGACGACGACATCCAACTCGCCCGTGAACACATGGCGTCCCTGCGCAGTGCGCTCGGCGGGATGATCACCGGTCACCTCGGCGGTCTCTTCGACGAGAAGACCTCGATCGGCCTCGACTGGGACGCCCCGATCCAGAGCGTGGACATTTCGGCCTTGGAGCAATACGGGGACGAGACCGTGGCGATGGTGCTGACGTGTGTGTCGTCCTGGGCTCAGTCCGCGATCGACCGGCCGGGCGAACGCCCGTGGATCGTGGTCCGGGACGAGTTGTGGCGGCAGATGCGAAGCGGTGGCGCCGCGATGGTGAGAAAGATCGACGCCGATCTCCGACTGTCCCGCGCGACCGGCACGATCCAACTCCTGGCCACGCACCGCCTGTCCGACTTCGAGAGTGTCGGCGCCGCAGGGTCGGAGGCCGTGGCCATCGCTAAGGATCTCATCGCGAGCTGCGAGACCCGCATCCAGTTGGCCCAGGACACCAAACCGCTCCAGATCACGCGCGAGGCGATCGGACTGACCGACGCCGAGTGCGAACTGATCGGAAGCTGGGGTGCCGGCCAACGTGGCCGCGCACTGTGGAAGGTGGGCCGCAGCGGCGGCTCACACGCCGTTCAGCTGATGCTGTCCCACACCGAGAAGACCCTGTTCGAGACGGACGAGCGGATGGTGGTGTGA
- the pdhA gene encoding pyruvate dehydrogenase (acetyl-transferring) E1 component subunit alpha: MTVESTAARKPRRSAAGKTGTTGSKAAGTTGTRRATAKKPTDASPELVQLLTPEGKRVKNAEYDPFVADITVDELRGLYRDMVLTRRFDAEATSLQRQGELGLWASLLGQEAAQIGSGRATRPDDYVFPTYREHGVAWCRGVDPTNLLGMFRGVNNGGWDPSGNNFHLYTIVIGSQTLHATGYAMGIAKDGADSAVIAYFGDGASSQGDVAEAFTFSAVYNAPVVFFCQNNQWAISEPTEKQTRVPLYQRAQGFGFPGVRVDGNDVLACLAVTKWALERARRGEGPTLVEAYTYRMGAHTTSDDPTRYRHDDERVAWEAKDPIARLRGHLESETDTNEGFFAELEAESEALGRRVREAVRAMPDPDHFAIFENAYADGHALVDEERAQFAAYQASFADVDEEEGK, translated from the coding sequence GTGACCGTGGAGAGCACTGCCGCGCGCAAGCCGCGACGCAGCGCCGCAGGCAAGACCGGCACCACCGGCAGCAAGGCGGCCGGCACCACCGGCACCAGGCGCGCCACTGCGAAGAAGCCGACCGACGCATCGCCCGAACTCGTTCAGCTGCTGACGCCCGAGGGCAAGCGCGTCAAGAACGCCGAGTACGACCCGTTCGTCGCCGACATCACCGTCGACGAGCTGCGGGGCCTGTACCGCGACATGGTGCTGACCCGTCGCTTCGACGCCGAGGCCACCTCCCTGCAGCGCCAGGGCGAGCTGGGCCTGTGGGCCTCGCTGCTCGGCCAGGAGGCGGCCCAGATCGGTTCCGGGCGGGCCACCCGCCCGGACGACTACGTCTTCCCGACCTACCGTGAACACGGCGTCGCCTGGTGCCGCGGCGTCGACCCGACCAATCTGCTCGGCATGTTCCGCGGCGTGAACAACGGCGGCTGGGACCCGAGCGGCAACAACTTCCACCTCTACACGATCGTCATCGGCTCCCAGACGCTGCACGCCACCGGCTACGCCATGGGCATCGCCAAGGACGGCGCCGACTCGGCGGTCATCGCCTACTTCGGCGACGGCGCCTCCAGCCAGGGCGACGTCGCGGAGGCCTTCACCTTCTCCGCGGTCTACAACGCGCCGGTCGTGTTCTTCTGCCAGAACAACCAGTGGGCGATCTCGGAGCCCACCGAGAAGCAGACCCGCGTCCCGCTGTACCAGCGCGCCCAGGGATTCGGCTTCCCGGGCGTCCGCGTCGACGGCAACGACGTACTGGCCTGCCTCGCGGTCACCAAGTGGGCGCTGGAGCGGGCCCGCCGGGGCGAGGGCCCCACCCTGGTCGAGGCGTACACCTACCGCATGGGCGCCCACACCACCTCCGACGACCCCACCCGGTACCGCCACGACGACGAGCGGGTGGCCTGGGAGGCCAAGGACCCGATCGCGCGCCTGCGCGGCCACCTGGAATCCGAAACGGACACGAACGAGGGATTCTTCGCGGAACTCGAAGCGGAGAGCGAGGCGTTGGGAAGGCGAGTGCGCGAAGCGGTGCGTGCCATGCCCGACCCGGACCACTTCGCCATCTTCGAGAACGCGTACGCGGACGGACACGCGCTCGTGGACGAGGAGCGCGCCCAGTTCGCCGCGTACCAGGCGTCGTTCGCCGATGTGGACGAAGAGGAGGGCAAGTAG
- a CDS encoding type IV secretory system conjugative DNA transfer family protein: MADKSSGSGLDDNTLLAAYCAGLAVALGGAVLLAGPLAALLTGHGWAHSSVGIPETVLRAMVSGPGSVFAPAPPSWLFYLLVVVLLLGFFLVMLKAVSLLNFGARTGGAQWGGAPVERRLKAPQEPTRRANRITAGRGMHTNKIVAAQPNISATVFGVPGSSKTTGLVLPNAAEWQGPLVVTTTKAADLDIVYARRRALGPVWVIAPAGVPGRETDKWSPVEYCTDAKAADRMASWMAEASSSSDDKRAAPWIDQAKSVLKGVLLAANLSGGGISAMRRWLALGKDAVDHVRSVLQQHGYTEVADDYASPWLRLHEDGIGSIQFSLNVLARVYADEEVRETCAGTDFTVEDLLAKNGTVCLIASEADAERFAPLLTSIIASIIHGAEVAYNATGKPLDPGLGVLVDEAGNMLRYPRLPNILTTGRGMGITLLTVWHDLSQLRDRLGTQKANTVLSASGLRMLLPGCGDLETLRYFSGLYGRTETLRTSHGRSRGEVSTNTSLTETDLAPVHSLQQLKEFTAIAQYSNQPPIKVKMRLTFRDRDLKRLLAGPRATDSGRPMRPDKTAAPAAEKTGHG, from the coding sequence GTGGCCGACAAGTCCTCAGGCAGCGGCCTCGACGACAACACACTGCTCGCCGCGTACTGTGCGGGCCTCGCCGTCGCCCTGGGCGGTGCGGTGCTTCTGGCCGGACCACTGGCCGCATTGCTCACCGGGCACGGCTGGGCGCATTCCAGCGTCGGCATACCCGAAACAGTGCTGCGCGCGATGGTCAGCGGCCCCGGCTCCGTCTTCGCCCCGGCCCCGCCCAGCTGGTTGTTCTACCTGCTCGTGGTGGTGTTGTTGCTCGGGTTCTTCCTGGTCATGCTCAAGGCCGTCAGCCTGTTGAACTTCGGTGCCCGCACAGGTGGTGCGCAGTGGGGTGGCGCGCCGGTCGAGCGCAGACTCAAGGCCCCGCAGGAGCCCACCCGACGGGCCAACCGCATCACCGCCGGCCGCGGCATGCACACGAACAAGATCGTTGCCGCCCAGCCGAACATCAGCGCCACGGTATTCGGCGTACCCGGCTCTTCCAAGACCACCGGGCTGGTACTGCCCAACGCGGCAGAGTGGCAGGGCCCCCTGGTGGTGACCACGACCAAAGCGGCCGACCTCGACATCGTCTATGCCCGGCGCCGCGCCCTCGGTCCGGTCTGGGTGATCGCTCCGGCGGGTGTCCCGGGCCGGGAGACCGACAAGTGGTCGCCGGTGGAGTACTGCACCGACGCCAAGGCCGCCGACCGCATGGCGTCGTGGATGGCCGAGGCGTCCTCCTCCAGCGACGACAAGCGCGCCGCCCCCTGGATCGACCAGGCCAAGAGCGTACTCAAGGGCGTGCTGCTGGCCGCGAACCTCTCCGGCGGCGGCATCAGCGCCATGCGCCGCTGGCTCGCCTTGGGCAAAGACGCCGTGGACCACGTCCGTTCCGTGCTCCAGCAGCATGGCTACACCGAAGTCGCCGACGACTACGCCTCCCCCTGGCTGCGGCTGCACGAAGACGGCATCGGCTCCATCCAGTTCAGCCTCAACGTCCTTGCCCGCGTCTACGCCGACGAAGAGGTCCGGGAGACCTGCGCGGGCACCGACTTCACCGTCGAGGACCTACTGGCCAAGAACGGTACCGTGTGCCTGATCGCATCCGAGGCCGACGCCGAACGCTTCGCCCCTCTGCTGACCTCGATCATCGCCTCGATCATCCACGGCGCCGAAGTCGCGTACAACGCCACGGGCAAGCCCCTCGATCCAGGTCTCGGGGTCCTGGTCGACGAAGCGGGCAACATGCTGCGTTACCCCCGACTGCCCAACATCCTCACAACCGGCCGCGGCATGGGCATCACATTGCTGACCGTGTGGCACGACCTGTCCCAACTGCGCGATCGCCTCGGTACACAGAAGGCCAACACCGTACTGTCTGCCTCCGGTCTGCGCATGCTATTGCCGGGGTGCGGCGACCTGGAGACACTCCGATACTTCTCCGGCCTGTACGGCCGCACCGAGACCCTGCGCACCTCACATGGCCGCTCCCGCGGCGAGGTTTCCACCAACACCTCTCTCACCGAGACCGACCTCGCCCCCGTGCACTCCCTGCAGCAGCTCAAAGAGTTCACCGCCATCGCCCAGTACTCCAACCAACCGCCGATCAAGGTGAAGATGCGACTGACATTCCGCGACCGCGACCTCAAACGACTGTTGGCAGGCCCGCGGGCGACCGACTCGGGCCGGCCCATGCGTCCGGACAAGACCGCTGCGCCCGCTGCTGAGAAGACCGGCCATGGCTGA